A part of Aquibium oceanicum genomic DNA contains:
- a CDS encoding TIM-barrel domain-containing protein, with the protein MSFISLAKPLTVGAGGLSAPLSSGFTLRIDALAGWLLRIAVVPEGGFAVDRTWMIAPEGDVPWSGRDRLSTEGFEPLAASGEDPHTFQFDEDWQISIQPSPLALTVRRREGDEWRTVVADRPTGAYQWFEKRGVFRHFHARTLDDRHYGLGDKAGPLDHTGKRLRCLQTDALGYDAETQDPLYKHAPFVIAESEAGGAAGLLYDTLSEITFDLGAEHSNYHPHYRHVDVQEKGLVLYVIAGPKVRDVVPRLMHLTGRPHFAPRWSMGFSFTTMHHADAPNAQEVIAGFAERCRADAIPISAIHSGSGYTTKADGRRYVFTWNEEKFPDRAGFFGRLGELGFNTCANVKPVLLTEHPAYPRAAAEGWFIRRADGQPAVEMFWGGKGSSLDFTNETTIAWWKEGITAQVLDAGFTAAWNDNNECELWDETATVDGFGAPLPAIEVRPLHALLMSRATFEVTLERAPDRRPYTISRAGPIGIARYGETWSGDNRTSWHTLKWNLRQGLSMSLSGMPFTGHDIGGFDGPKAGPELLVRWVEMMSLHPRAVMNSWKPQLTDPTNTPWMHPDVTDRVRAALALRYRMMPLLYSLAFQAHRDGTPVIAPAFYHFDDVECRADATCFMLGPDVLVAPVVEQGTYHARVFLPRTPGGWHDFHSGEVFEGGQVAQVAAPLGQLPVMVRSGAILPLATRWPDTAPHDATAVDLTLFAGAEAGTNDTEIFFDDGLGWGFRDRDASLVACRAEWDAQTARLSAEERWTGRGRPEIALAARGLGERELITLPLAGKVGP; encoded by the coding sequence ATGTCTTTCATCTCTCTCGCAAAACCTCTCACGGTCGGGGCAGGCGGCCTCTCTGCCCCGCTCTCCTCCGGATTCACGCTGCGCATCGACGCGCTCGCCGGCTGGCTGCTGCGCATCGCGGTCGTGCCGGAAGGCGGGTTCGCCGTCGACCGCACCTGGATGATCGCGCCGGAAGGCGACGTGCCATGGTCCGGTCGCGACCGGCTTTCGACCGAGGGTTTCGAACCGCTCGCGGCGAGCGGCGAGGACCCGCACACGTTTCAGTTCGACGAGGATTGGCAGATCTCCATACAACCGTCCCCGCTGGCGCTGACCGTGCGCCGCCGCGAGGGTGACGAGTGGCGTACGGTGGTGGCAGATCGTCCCACTGGCGCCTACCAGTGGTTCGAGAAACGCGGCGTCTTCCGCCATTTCCACGCCCGCACGCTGGACGACCGGCACTACGGGCTCGGCGACAAGGCCGGGCCGCTCGACCACACTGGCAAGCGGCTCAGGTGCCTGCAGACTGATGCACTCGGCTACGATGCCGAGACCCAGGACCCGCTCTACAAGCACGCGCCCTTCGTCATCGCCGAAAGCGAGGCCGGCGGCGCGGCCGGGCTCCTCTACGACACGCTGTCGGAGATCACCTTCGACCTCGGCGCCGAGCACTCCAATTACCACCCGCACTACCGGCACGTGGACGTGCAGGAGAAGGGACTGGTCCTCTACGTCATCGCCGGGCCGAAGGTGCGCGACGTCGTGCCGAGGCTGATGCATCTCACCGGCCGGCCGCATTTCGCGCCGCGCTGGTCGATGGGCTTTTCCTTCACCACCATGCACCACGCCGACGCTCCCAATGCGCAGGAGGTGATCGCCGGCTTCGCCGAGCGTTGCCGCGCCGACGCGATCCCGATCAGCGCCATCCATTCCGGCTCGGGATACACCACGAAGGCCGATGGGCGCCGCTACGTCTTCACCTGGAACGAGGAGAAGTTTCCCGACCGCGCCGGCTTCTTTGGTCGCCTCGGCGAGCTCGGGTTCAACACCTGTGCCAACGTCAAGCCGGTGCTCCTGACCGAACATCCCGCCTATCCGCGGGCCGCGGCCGAGGGCTGGTTCATCCGCCGTGCCGATGGCCAGCCGGCGGTGGAGATGTTCTGGGGCGGCAAGGGCTCAAGCCTCGACTTCACCAACGAGACGACCATCGCCTGGTGGAAGGAAGGCATCACGGCGCAGGTGCTCGATGCCGGCTTCACGGCCGCGTGGAACGACAACAACGAATGCGAGCTGTGGGACGAGACGGCCACCGTCGACGGCTTCGGCGCTCCGCTTCCGGCGATCGAGGTCAGGCCGCTGCACGCGCTTTTGATGAGCCGCGCCACCTTCGAGGTCACGCTGGAGCGCGCGCCGGACAGGCGGCCCTACACCATCTCTCGCGCCGGGCCGATCGGCATCGCGCGCTATGGCGAGACGTGGTCTGGCGATAATCGCACGAGCTGGCACACGCTGAAATGGAACCTGCGCCAGGGCCTGTCGATGAGCCTGTCGGGCATGCCCTTCACCGGCCACGACATCGGCGGCTTCGACGGGCCGAAGGCCGGTCCGGAACTCCTTGTGCGCTGGGTCGAGATGATGTCGCTGCATCCGCGCGCGGTGATGAATTCGTGGAAGCCGCAGCTTACCGATCCGACCAATACGCCGTGGATGCACCCCGACGTCACGGACCGGGTGCGCGCCGCGCTGGCGCTGCGCTACCGGATGATGCCGCTTCTCTATTCGCTTGCGTTCCAAGCGCACCGCGACGGCACACCGGTGATCGCGCCCGCCTTCTACCATTTCGACGACGTCGAATGCCGGGCGGACGCGACCTGCTTCATGCTCGGACCGGACGTGCTGGTCGCGCCGGTGGTCGAGCAGGGCACCTATCACGCCCGCGTCTTCCTGCCGCGCACGCCGGGCGGCTGGCACGATTTCCATTCCGGCGAAGTGTTCGAAGGCGGCCAGGTGGCGCAGGTCGCCGCCCCGCTCGGCCAGTTGCCCGTGATGGTGCGCTCCGGCGCGATCCTGCCGCTCGCCACCCGATGGCCGGACACGGCCCCGCACGACGCCACGGCCGTCGACCTGACGCTGTTTGCCGGGGCGGAGGCGGGCACGAACGACACCGAGATCTTCTTCGACGACGGCCTCGGCTGGGGCTTTCGCGACCGGGACGCCTCTCTGGTCGCCTGCCGCGCGGAGTGGGACGCGCAGACAGCGCGGCTTTCGGCGGAAGAACGCTGGACCGGCAGAGGCCGCCCGGAGATAGCGCTCGCGGCAAGGGGGTTGGGAGAGCGGGAGCTGATAACCCTCCCCCTTGCGGGGAAGGTCGGACCGTAG
- a CDS encoding 3-oxoacid CoA-transferase subunit A: MNKIYPGIEDALEAVEDGMSVMIGGFGGAGAPIELIHALVERYKTTGAPGNLTVINNNAGNGAVGIAAMIYAGMVAKMVCSFPRSSDPKAFTDKYLAGEIELELVPQGTLAERIRAGGAGIPAFYTPTSYGTQLAEGKPVEEFDGRPYVRERWLKADVALIKAELADRKGNLTYRKAARNFSPLMAMAAATTIVQASRVVEPGGIDPEAVITPGIFVDRVVEVPDPAQEEALLREGAK; encoded by the coding sequence ATGAACAAGATCTATCCAGGCATCGAAGATGCGCTCGAAGCGGTCGAGGACGGCATGTCGGTGATGATCGGCGGCTTCGGCGGCGCCGGCGCGCCGATCGAGCTGATCCACGCGCTGGTCGAGCGGTACAAGACGACCGGCGCGCCGGGGAACCTCACCGTCATCAACAACAATGCCGGCAACGGCGCGGTGGGCATCGCGGCGATGATCTACGCCGGCATGGTGGCCAAGATGGTGTGCTCCTTCCCGCGCTCGTCGGACCCGAAGGCGTTCACCGACAAGTATCTGGCGGGCGAAATCGAGCTCGAACTCGTGCCGCAGGGCACGCTGGCGGAGCGGATCCGTGCCGGCGGGGCGGGTATCCCGGCGTTCTATACGCCCACCAGCTACGGCACGCAGCTCGCCGAGGGCAAGCCGGTCGAAGAGTTCGACGGGCGTCCCTATGTTCGGGAGCGGTGGCTGAAGGCGGACGTGGCGCTGATCAAGGCCGAACTCGCCGACCGCAAGGGCAACCTGACGTACCGCAAGGCGGCCCGCAATTTCTCGCCGCTGATGGCCATGGCCGCCGCCACGACCATCGTGCAGGCGAGCCGGGTGGTCGAGCCGGGCGGGATCGATCCGGAGGCCGTCATCACGCCGGGCATCTTCGTCGACCGCGTGGTCGAAGTCCCTGATCCGGCACAGGAAGAGGCGCTGCTGCGCGAGGGAGCCAAGTGA
- a CDS encoding 3-oxoacid CoA-transferase subunit B, whose amino-acid sequence MVSKLSNAQIAWRAAQDLPDGSYVNLGIGFPEMIATFKPKGREVVYHTENGILDFGEAPPAGDEDWDLINAGKKAVTLNPGAAFFHHADSFAMVRGGHLDVAVLGAYEVAETGDLANWSTGPKSVPAVGGAMDLVHGAKQVWVVTDHVTKKGEPKLLEKCRLPLTGVGCVTTVFTSLAVIDIVDKRFVLREKLASISLEDLQAVTGATLVVGDTVGELNVPEL is encoded by the coding sequence ATGGTCTCGAAGCTTTCCAACGCGCAGATCGCCTGGCGCGCGGCGCAGGACCTGCCCGACGGTTCCTACGTCAATCTCGGCATCGGCTTTCCCGAGATGATCGCTACCTTCAAGCCGAAGGGGCGGGAGGTGGTCTACCACACCGAAAACGGCATCCTGGATTTCGGCGAGGCCCCGCCGGCGGGCGATGAGGACTGGGACCTGATCAACGCCGGCAAGAAGGCCGTGACGCTGAACCCGGGTGCGGCCTTCTTCCACCACGCCGACAGCTTCGCCATGGTGCGCGGCGGCCATCTCGACGTCGCGGTGCTCGGTGCCTACGAGGTGGCCGAGACCGGTGACCTCGCCAACTGGAGCACCGGCCCCAAGTCGGTGCCCGCCGTCGGCGGCGCGATGGACCTCGTGCATGGGGCGAAGCAGGTCTGGGTGGTCACCGACCACGTCACCAAGAAGGGCGAGCCCAAGCTGCTCGAAAAATGCCGGCTGCCGCTGACCGGCGTTGGATGCGTGACGACGGTGTTCACCAGCCTCGCCGTCATCGACATCGTCGACAAGCGCTTCGTGCTGCGCGAAAAGCTGGCCTCGATCAGCCTCGAGGACCTGCAGGCCGTGACCGGCGCAACGCTCGTCGTCGGCGACACGGTCGGCGAACTCAACGTACCGGAGCTCTGA
- a CDS encoding IclR family transcriptional regulator domain-containing protein, producing the protein MRDLVGSLTRGLGVMEILAAHPQGLTLTETAEKAGLTRAGARRFLLTLVASGYAVQDGRTFRLSSRLISVARAWLGGASLWAFAEPFMREVSTRFGEACSAAVLSGEDVVYVARVPGRHILSVALHVGTRLPAFCTSMGRVLLSDLPRGDLDRFLARAELRPLTARTLTDRADLRAAILSAAAGGYALVDEELEPGLRSIAVPVRDRTGRAVAAINVSTQSARLSAQTMTADVLPALRDAARQIEDFFVVQ; encoded by the coding sequence ATGCGCGACCTGGTCGGATCGCTGACGCGCGGGCTCGGCGTCATGGAAATACTCGCCGCGCATCCGCAGGGACTGACGCTGACCGAGACGGCGGAGAAAGCCGGCCTCACACGCGCCGGCGCCCGCCGCTTCCTGCTCACCCTCGTCGCTTCGGGCTATGCCGTGCAGGACGGACGCACCTTCCGCCTGTCCTCGCGGTTGATCTCGGTCGCCCGCGCCTGGCTCGGAGGCGCCTCCCTCTGGGCCTTCGCCGAACCCTTCATGCGCGAGGTTTCGACCCGTTTCGGCGAGGCCTGTTCGGCCGCCGTGCTGTCGGGCGAGGACGTCGTCTACGTCGCCCGCGTGCCCGGCCGGCACATCCTCTCGGTCGCGCTGCACGTGGGCACGCGCCTGCCCGCTTTCTGCACCTCGATGGGCCGCGTGCTCCTGTCCGATCTCCCGCGGGGCGACCTCGACCGCTTCCTCGCCCGCGCGGAACTGAGGCCTCTGACCGCCAGGACGCTGACCGACCGGGCGGACCTGCGCGCCGCGATCCTCTCGGCGGCGGCCGGAGGCTACGCGCTGGTCGACGAGGAACTGGAACCCGGCCTGCGCTCCATCGCCGTGCCCGTGCGCGATCGCACCGGCCGCGCCGTCGCCGCCATCAACGTCTCCACCCAGTCGGCGAGGCTGTCGGCTCAGACCATGACCGCCGACGTCCTGCCCGCCCTGCGCGACGCGGCGCGGCAGATCGAGGATTTCTTCGTGGTGCAGTGA